The proteins below are encoded in one region of Gammaproteobacteria bacterium:
- a CDS encoding IS630 family transposase — protein sequence MKRDGRTLGHATLETIRKMAVERVREGERASDVIASYGFHRCTIYGWLKAARGRGKGLKALAARPATGRPRTLTAAQERQVFRWINGKNPMQYGFDFGLWTRQIVRELITQRFGVQLSLTSIGSLLARQGLTPQKPLQRAYQRDPEAIERWQRQTYPAIARRARREQAEIYFWDESGFRADAVQGTTWAAKAQTPVGAVPGQRQRISAASAVSSKGAFWFATYPGALTAALFVDLLRRLMRGRRKPLHLILDGLPAHKTRAVKDYAAGLNGKLTLHYLPGYAPDLNPDELVWSHAKRTGNARRPLQKGERLAARITAQLADIRSRPALVRSFFKHPSVAYISDC from the coding sequence ATGAAACGAGACGGACGCACACTGGGTCACGCCACGCTGGAGACCATCCGCAAGATGGCGGTGGAGCGAGTACGCGAGGGGGAGCGTGCCAGCGATGTGATCGCGAGCTACGGCTTTCATCGCTGCACGATCTACGGATGGCTCAAGGCGGCTCGCGGCCGTGGCAAGGGACTCAAGGCGCTCGCGGCGCGGCCGGCAACGGGCCGTCCGCGCACGCTGACGGCGGCGCAGGAACGGCAGGTGTTTCGCTGGATCAACGGCAAGAACCCGATGCAATACGGGTTTGACTTCGGCCTGTGGACGCGGCAGATCGTGCGTGAGCTGATCACGCAGCGATTCGGCGTGCAATTGAGCCTGACCTCGATTGGCAGCTTGCTGGCGCGGCAGGGTCTGACCCCGCAGAAACCGTTGCAGCGTGCCTACCAGCGGGATCCCGAAGCCATTGAGCGCTGGCAGCGCCAGACCTACCCGGCGATTGCGCGCCGCGCCCGCCGCGAGCAGGCCGAGATTTATTTCTGGGACGAGTCGGGCTTTCGCGCCGATGCCGTCCAGGGCACGACTTGGGCTGCCAAGGCGCAAACGCCGGTGGGGGCCGTGCCCGGGCAGCGCCAGCGCATCAGCGCCGCATCGGCCGTCAGTTCCAAAGGCGCGTTCTGGTTCGCGACCTATCCCGGTGCTTTGACCGCCGCGCTGTTCGTCGACTTGCTGCGCCGCCTGATGCGCGGACGCCGTAAACCCTTGCACCTGATCCTCGATGGCCTGCCGGCGCACAAGACCCGCGCCGTCAAGGACTACGCCGCCGGACTCAACGGCAAATTGACGCTGCACTATCTGCCGGGCTACGCCCCGGACCTCAATCCCGACGAACTGGTTTGGAGCCATGCCAAGCGCACCGGCAACGCGCGCCGGCCCCTGCAAAAGGGCGAACGTCTGGCCGCGCGCATCACCGCTCAACTCGCCGATATCCGCAGCCGCCCCGCACTGGTCCGATCTTTCTTTAAACATCCAAGTGTTGCCTATATTTCTGACTGCTGA
- the mutM gene encoding bifunctional DNA-formamidopyrimidine glycosylase/DNA-(apurinic or apyrimidinic site) lyase — protein MPELPEVETTRAGIAPHLIDRRVIHVDIRQPMLRWPVPADLARNLEGQRIIDVTRRAKYLLLHTANGAALMHLGMSGSLRVIDANIPPQPHDHIDLRLDSGQVLRLRDPRRFGALLWIDGDPLAHPLLHGLGPEPLSDDFDGDYLIQRARGRTLSVKDFIMNSRVVVGVGNIYASESLFAAGIHPARAAGRISRARYHVLALSIKQVLQIAIGHGGTTLRNFVREDGRPGYFRHELRVYGKAGANCPRCGYSIRLRVIGQRSSFYCGKCQR, from the coding sequence TTGCCCGAACTCCCCGAAGTTGAGACCACACGTGCCGGCATTGCCCCACATCTGATTGACCGGCGCGTCATCCATGTGGACATCCGCCAGCCCATGCTGCGCTGGCCGGTGCCCGCCGATCTGGCGCGTAATCTTGAAGGTCAGCGCATCATCGATGTCACGCGCCGGGCGAAATACCTGCTGCTGCACACGGCCAATGGCGCGGCGCTGATGCACCTCGGCATGTCCGGCAGCCTGCGCGTGATCGATGCCAACATACCGCCGCAACCCCACGACCACATCGACCTGCGGCTGGATTCAGGCCAGGTTCTGCGGCTGCGTGACCCACGGCGATTCGGTGCGCTGTTGTGGATTGATGGCGACCCGCTTGCGCACCCGCTATTGCATGGCCTTGGCCCGGAACCACTGAGCGACGACTTTGACGGCGATTATCTAATCCAGCGCGCGCGTGGCCGCACTTTGAGCGTGAAGGATTTCATCATGAATAGCCGCGTTGTCGTCGGCGTAGGCAACATCTACGCCAGCGAATCGCTGTTCGCCGCCGGCATCCACCCCGCGCGCGCCGCCGGTCGCATCAGCCGTGCTCGCTATCACGTGCTGGCGTTGAGCATCAAACAGGTACTGCAAATCGCAATCGGCCACGGCGGGACCACCTTGCGAAACTTCGTGCGCGAAGACGGCAGACCCGGCTACTTTCGCCACGAACTGCGCGTGTACGGGAAGGCCGGCGCGAACTGTCCGCGCTGCGGTTATTCAATCCGGCTTCGGGTAATCGGCCAGCGGTCGAGTTTTTATTGCGGCAAGTGCCAGCGGTAG